Proteins encoded in a region of the Zea mays cultivar B73 chromosome 4, Zm-B73-REFERENCE-NAM-5.0, whole genome shotgun sequence genome:
- the LOC103653654 gene encoding homeobox-leucine zipper protein HOX7 isoform X1 — translation MITHTVLYILPDALFPFSPLLVSYPSSILDMELELSLGDSRAPAKSASTPAALTPIHAGAGGEGHELALELGVGAAKRAEQDNQKTPVQPEHVQEEEEEEETCPYSESPAELSLIGCPLLPAASAEIGSVNSSEVCVRRGFGVDAVLVDGGDAAQGRPALSTSFLPSEFLVRRQADDQEAAAEDEEMSGVGGGARKKLRLSKEQSAFLEDSFKAHSTLTPKQKSDLAKRLKLRPRQVEVWFQNRRARSKLKQTEVDCEYLKRWCEKLAQENRRLQREVAELRRLCSAAYPFYGAAAGFGVATARVCPSSCDNDVSEAAISGAPSAAAPPPSTLFASWPPHFGPFTVVVPPLLRRQPSATTS, via the exons ATGATTACCCACACCGTACTATATATATTGCCTGATGCTTTGTTTCCCTTTAGCCCATTACTCGTATCGTATCCTTCCTCTATTCTTGACATGGAACTTGAGCTTAGTCTGGGGGATTCTAGAGCTCCAGCAAAGAGCGCTTCCACGCCTGCTGCACTGACTCCTATACACGCAGGTGCGGGAGGAGAAGGCCATGAGCTTGCGCTGGAGCTAGGAGTAGGAGCTGCCAAAAGAGCTGAACAAGACAACCAAAAGACACCCGTGCAACCAGAACATgtgcaggaagaagaagaagaggaagaaacaTGCCCATACAGCGAGTCACCTGCCGAGCTGAGCCTCATCGGCTGCCCTTTGCTGCCTGCGGCCTCAGCAGAAATAG GGTCCGTGAATTCTTCAGAGGTGTGCGTGCGACGAGGATTTGGTGTGGACGCTGTTCTCGTGGATGGAGGAGACGCAGCACAAGGAAGACCGGCTTTGTCGACTTCGTTCTTGCCTTCGGAGTTTCTCGTTCGGCGGCAGGCTGATGATCAAGAAGCTGCTGCAGAGGATGAGGAGATGAGTGGGGTTGGCGGGGGAGCGAGGAAGAAGCTGAGGCTGTCCAAGGAGCAGTCTGCGTTCCTGGAGGATAGCTTCAAGGCGCACAGCACACTGACCCCA AAACAGAAGAGTGATTTAGCGAAGCGGCTGAAACTTCGACCGCGCCAGGTGGAGGTCTGGTTCCAGAACAGAAGAGCAAG AAGTAAGCTAAAGCAGACGGAGGTGGACTGCGAGTACCTGAAGCGTTGGTGCGAGAAGCTAGCGCAGGAGAACCGGAGGCTGCagagggaggtggcggagctgcgGCGTCTTTGCTCCGCCGCCTACCCGTTTTACGGTGCAGCAGCAGGGTTCGGCGTGGCCACAGCCCGAGTGTGCCCTAGCTCATGCGATAACGACGTCAGCGAGGCTGCTATCAGTGGCGCTCCATCAGCAGCGGCACCACCGCCATCCACCTTGTTCGCCAGCTGGCCTCCTCATTTCGGACCCTTCACCGTCGTCGTCCCCCCACTGCTCCGCCGGCAGCCGTCGGCGACGACCTCGTGA
- the LOC103653654 gene encoding homeobox-leucine zipper protein HOX7 isoform X2, with amino-acid sequence MSGVGGGARKKLRLSKEQSAFLEDSFKAHSTLTPKQKSDLAKRLKLRPRQVEVWFQNRRARSKLKQTEVDCEYLKRWCEKLAQENRRLQREVAELRRLCSAAYPFYGAAAGFGVATARVCPSSCDNDVSEAAISGAPSAAAPPPSTLFASWPPHFGPFTVVVPPLLRRQPSATTS; translated from the exons ATGAGTGGGGTTGGCGGGGGAGCGAGGAAGAAGCTGAGGCTGTCCAAGGAGCAGTCTGCGTTCCTGGAGGATAGCTTCAAGGCGCACAGCACACTGACCCCA AAACAGAAGAGTGATTTAGCGAAGCGGCTGAAACTTCGACCGCGCCAGGTGGAGGTCTGGTTCCAGAACAGAAGAGCAAG AAGTAAGCTAAAGCAGACGGAGGTGGACTGCGAGTACCTGAAGCGTTGGTGCGAGAAGCTAGCGCAGGAGAACCGGAGGCTGCagagggaggtggcggagctgcgGCGTCTTTGCTCCGCCGCCTACCCGTTTTACGGTGCAGCAGCAGGGTTCGGCGTGGCCACAGCCCGAGTGTGCCCTAGCTCATGCGATAACGACGTCAGCGAGGCTGCTATCAGTGGCGCTCCATCAGCAGCGGCACCACCGCCATCCACCTTGTTCGCCAGCTGGCCTCCTCATTTCGGACCCTTCACCGTCGTCGTCCCCCCACTGCTCCGCCGGCAGCCGTCGGCGACGACCTCGTGA